The following DNA comes from Flavobacterium sp. N3904.
CAGGGAATTGATGAAAATAATAAATACTTAAGGGTAGGGTTCCTATTTGAGCCGCAAATGAAACCGTCAGGATGTCCCAAATGTATTTAAAAAAAAAGTTATTTGGAGTCCAGACTATTGCCAAAAGAGGTTGCAGCCAGATTATAAAAAATAAAGCAACATAACTCAATTGAAACCCTACATCAAACAAAAAGGAAGGCTGAAAAAGTAAAATAAGCAAGACGGATGCGAGCAATGTATGATAGATGTTGACGCTTCGCCTTAAATAGTTCCCAATGGCAACAAAAGAAAACATCGTAACAGAACGCACAACAGATGGAGCCAATCCAGCCAAGATTCCAAAAAGAAATAGCGAACTAAGTATGATTGTTAATTTGATTAATGAACCTCGTTTGGAGTTTGGAAAAGGTTTGAGTATAAAGGTTACAAACAGTAAGATAAAACCAATGTGTAAGCCTGAAACAGATAAAATATGTACGGCTCCTGCATATTGGTAATCCTTAATTATTTCTGGAGAAATGTCTTGTTGCTGTCCCATGATTAATGCGACTGCAACGTTTAATTCTTTTTTGTGAAATCTACTTTTCTCTAAATTTTGAATAATATGCGTTCTTAACTGTGAAGTATAATACCAAATATCTTTTTCAATTGTTGGTCTTACTTGTATTTCATTTTGGTCGGCGTAGAGTTGGGCGTAAATTTGTTTGTTCTCTAGGTATTTTTGATAATCAAATTGATTTGGATTTTTTTGTGGTGTGTTTTTGTATAAAGAGGCTTCAATTTTTAATTGGTTGCCAATTTCAAAATTATGATTTAAACTGTCTTTGCGAATGTTGAGAATAATTCGTCCCGAATAATTTTTTTGATCTATGGAATTTACTAAAGCAATATAGCGTTCATTTGAATTGGAACTTTTTAACTTTTCTCTTAAAGTAACGGTAAAAGAGTGTTTTTTGTCAAAGAGATCTTTGGAATGAGTGTAGTTATTTTTCTGAAAAGAATCGGTATGAACTATTTGAGTAGTGGCTCCAATGGATAAGGCAAGCAGAAAAGTTGCTATTCCAAAAAGCATCGAAAATTTTGATTTTAAATTTGTCGAAAAATAAATTACACTAAAAATAAAAGTAGCTATTGAAAGAAAAGTAAATGCAACAAAAGGAATTGGATTTATAAAATAGGCTAATAGAATACCTAAAATAAAAGCTGCTGTAATTCTGATAAGTGGGAATTGTAATACTTTCATCGAACTAAAATACAATTATTTTGTAAGAAATAAGATTTTATCAATAAAAAATTGATGACTATGTGTGTAAATGATTAGATTTTTTAGGATGTGTTTATGTATTAGTTTTCGTGCGTGAAGGATAGAAGCGAGCTACCGAAGTAGCGCGGATAGCCTGACCGTATAAAGAAAAGAGGCCGACTAAGCGCGATGCTAAGTTGGCCTCTTTTCTTTATGGGGGCACGCCCAAAGATTTTGAAATTACTTTATTGCGTTAACAATTAAATGAGCAGTTTTTTTGCTGGCACCAATTCCGCCAAGTTTATCTTCCAGTAAATCGTAGTTTTCGAGTAGCGTTTTGCGGTAATTGGGTTCTAGGATTTTGGTCAGTTCTTCTCGAATGCGTTTGGTAGAACAATCGTCTTGAATTAATTCGGTCACCACTTCTCTGTCCATAATTAGGTTGACAAGCGAAATGTATTTTAGTGTAATGATACGTTTGGCGATTTGGTACGATGCCCAACTGCCTTTGTAGCAAACCACTTCGGGAACTTTGAAAAGTGCCGTTTCTAGGGTTGCTGTCCCAGAAGTAACCAATGCCGCAGTTGAATTGCGCAATAAGGCGTAGGTTTTATTTGAGATGAATTTTATGTTTTCGCCTGAAATGAATTGCTGGTAAAAAGAACGTTCCTGACTTGGTGCTCCTGCAATTACAAATTGATAATCGGGAAAATCGTTGACAACACTGAGCATTACAGACAGCATTTTGCTGATTTCCTGTTTTCGGCTTCCAGGCAAAATGGCAATAATTGGTTTTTCGGACAAATGATTTTCTGCTCTAAAAGTATTGGCGTCAATACCAGCTTGATTGTGAATAGCATCAATCAATGGGTGTCCGACAAATTCAACTGGAAATTTATGTTTGACTTCGTAAAAATCTTTTTCGAAAGGCAAAATAACATACATTTTGTCTATGTCATGCTTGATGGCTGTGATTCGGTTTTCTTTCCAGGCCCAGATTTGTGGCGAAATATAGTAGTGGTTTTTATATCCGATTTCTTTGGCCCATTTGGCAATTCGCATATTAAAACCTGGGTAATCGATATAAATAATTACGTCAGGATTGAATTGCAAAATATCATTTTTGCAAATTTTGATATTGTTTAAAATAGTTTTTAGATTGAAAAGCACTTCAATAAAACCCATAAAAGCCAATTCGCGATAGTGTTTTACCAGTGTACCACCTACATTTTGCATCAAATCTCCACCCCAAAAACGGATGTCGGCACTCGGGTCTTCCTCATAGAGTGCTTTCATTAAATTGGAACCGTGTAAATCTCCGGAAGCTTCCCCAGCAATAATGTAGTATTTCATTTTCTTTCATTTATTTAATCAAACAAATATAATATTAAATAAACAAAGTTATAATGGTCAATACAATGACTGCCAAAACGACACCTCTTGCCATTAGCTCTTTGTTGAATTTTAATAATAGGCCAAAAGCCAGTAAATCTAAAATTGAGCCTAAGGTTACGATTTTGCCAAGTTTGCCTTCGGTTTTCATTAATTGAATGCCTGTCATAAAATCTAAATGAACAATAAGTGTAAGGTATAGGAACATTCCCAAAAAAGAAGCCAGAATTCCTATTACAAATCCGATGAGTAAGTCTATTTTATTCATGAGT
Coding sequences within:
- the lpxB gene encoding lipid-A-disaccharide synthase; the encoded protein is MKYYIIAGEASGDLHGSNLMKALYEEDPSADIRFWGGDLMQNVGGTLVKHYRELAFMGFIEVLFNLKTILNNIKICKNDILQFNPDVIIYIDYPGFNMRIAKWAKEIGYKNHYYISPQIWAWKENRITAIKHDIDKMYVILPFEKDFYEVKHKFPVEFVGHPLIDAIHNQAGIDANTFRAENHLSEKPIIAILPGSRKQEISKMLSVMLSVVNDFPDYQFVIAGAPSQERSFYQQFISGENIKFISNKTYALLRNSTAALVTSGTATLETALFKVPEVVCYKGSWASYQIAKRIITLKYISLVNLIMDREVVTELIQDDCSTKRIREELTKILEPNYRKTLLENYDLLEDKLGGIGASKKTAHLIVNAIK
- a CDS encoding ComEC/Rec2 family competence protein → MKVLQFPLIRITAAFILGILLAYFINPIPFVAFTFLSIATFIFSVIYFSTNLKSKFSMLFGIATFLLALSIGATTQIVHTDSFQKNNYTHSKDLFDKKHSFTVTLREKLKSSNSNERYIALVNSIDQKNYSGRIILNIRKDSLNHNFEIGNQLKIEASLYKNTPQKNPNQFDYQKYLENKQIYAQLYADQNEIQVRPTIEKDIWYYTSQLRTHIIQNLEKSRFHKKELNVAVALIMGQQQDISPEIIKDYQYAGAVHILSVSGLHIGFILLFVTFILKPFPNSKRGSLIKLTIILSSLFLFGILAGLAPSVVRSVTMFSFVAIGNYLRRSVNIYHTLLASVLLILLFQPSFLFDVGFQLSYVALFFIIWLQPLLAIVWTPNNFFFKYIWDILTVSFAAQIGTLPLSIYYFHQFPGLFFVTNLIVIPFLSIIMALGSLVMIFAAFNWVPFYPAKALELSIHFLDKIINSIASLEQFIIKDIPLNLSLLIITYLLIIAVVLWFKKPSFKRLAYVLTAIILFQIGNIKTKWDIQNQEEFVVFNSKRSTLITERKGDKVLLYANDSLLKNAKNNILISSYLTGNFSKVNDKKSLKNLVYFKGNKILIIDSSKVYTQTIQPDIVLLTQSTKINLDRLLQTLKPKIVIADGSNFKTIQKRWKATCTEQKIPFHATSEKGFYKIN